The DNA region TAGCCATGTTTACAATTTCGAATTGGGTCCCTTCTTTCTTCCCGTTCCGTCCGAAAATCTTCTATTATATAGTTGTCTCTTCTTTGCCCTTCCAGTCAACTTTTTCCTCTTGGACACCTTGGGAACCTTGGGCGTTTGGTTTTTGACCTTTCCCGCTCGAGCTAATGATCCGTGTACCTTTCCTACGGGGGGGGTTCGCAGAATGAGCGGTGAGCGGTGCGTCGTATGATCGGCAAAAGGGGGTACATCCCGCAGCGCcaactttgtaaaaaacgACACTTCATAGTAGCGAAGCAACGATACGATCATCCCACAAagtcgaaaaaaaagaagctttGCAGAAGAGGCACAAACGTATATTCACATTTGACGTGACGGGGATGAAAAGCTGGCCAGCCGCTAAACCCACTTCTTATTGTAGTCCACCCCATTTGGTTAAACCATAGGGGGGGTACCAAACGGGGCAGTACAAGCACATACACGGGGGGGTAAATCCTCATGGGGGGCTCCTTCCCCCCACATGGCAGAAAAGGCTCCCTCGAGTTGGGAAGTTGCTCAACATAAACGCTGCTCAACATAAACGCTGCTCAACGTAAACGCTGCTCAACGTAAACGCTGCTTAACCTAACGCCGCGAAAAGCACATACAGGCATCTCTCCCTTGCGCGTACGTGCTGATCTCACATTGGTACGTCGCCGCAATGCATTCTGTGCGCAGCGGTTGGCCCTCAAAAGGGATACAGCTTCCCTCgtgaaaatgaaatgtatgcttacccattttttcttttagtTAGCGCTCCTCTTATCTTAAATCGTGTATCTCCTTTTTGGGAGTCAACTTCGTTTCCTTCCGTGAGGTGAGGTAAGTAGCAGCAGTTGCTTCACTTGCAAAAAAGTAATCTTCACTGTAATGGTCAAGATTTCCGCTTTGCGctttttaacaaatgtgGAATGTTACGCAAAGAtgaagtttattttttttttacttcgcTTGCAGgtgggatgaaaaaaaaaaaaaaaaaaaaaaaaaaaattaataaaataaaaataaaatttaatagaGGGAAGCCAAACGGGGTTTCTTTCcttcctccatttggggatttttttttagccccttttttcctcgcaACAGGGTTGCGGATTCTTTACGGTTTcgtttcgccgcttcccctttttgcgtatTCCGTTCCGCCGCCTACAAAAGAGGGGAGgggtgccatttttttgaaactcCCCCCCAGGCTGCGCATACCCCATCAGCAATTTTGCATCGCCTCGAGTTCATCTGTGGAGCGCTTTGTACCACCTGTGCGGCCTactttttttaccacttgggatttcccatttttttcaaaaaaaaacgtatgcCAGCGCAGCGCTAGGGGAAACCCAatcgacaaaaaaaaaaaaaaaagttacacgAACTGTACACCGCGGCAAACAAATAACAGTTTTGACTTCTTCACTTAAAACGTTCCACCAACCCACTGATGCTATTCGACTGCGTGGTGAGGGGCATACCTGACGGTATAACACCCCAAGGGcgcacattttttcccccattttaacAACCTCCCAGttaaacattttcatttcaccacatttttttaattcacaaaatggaagggaaCAAATGAGGGGGGAGGATGTTTTATCGattgccattttgcaatgACTATTCGGTTGGCCATTCCCGAATGCGGCAAAATGGCTCGCCataaaaacgaacaaataCGAATGTAATGGCGAAGTTCTCAGCCACAACGACACTATTTATGTACCATTTtggggtggggaaaaaaaaaaaaaaggcacttcATTTTGCGCCCAGCGAACAACTCACATTTTGccacatttttacaaaaaaaaaaaaaaaaacattccatttttttaaaaaacgggGAAGCAAAACGCAGGTTAAGCAAACGATGGGGGACGTACAAATTGTGAGACCCAATAATTACTCATGGCTAGGATGGTTGCCACGCCCTGGCTTTACTGCTACGCTCAATGTGTGCAGATGGTGTTGTCAGCTGACCTCTGCTCACACCTCAATGCGCATGCCGAGCGAAGCCCGTCGAAGCCGCTCCACCACGACTTGGCCGAGGCCAACGGACACGGAAAGGACTCCAAAGGTGTCGGGTAAGTTCGACTCTAATAGCGAGAGCCCTGACTCAGATATTATTTTCGCGCTTAGGAGGTATCCCGGGTCTTCATTCTTTCCGCTCAAGTGGAGGAAGATCTTCCGTTCCCGGCTGCCACTGTTCTGGTTAACGCTCTCCTGGTTACCGCTCTTCTGGTTGCCGCACTCCTGGTTACCGCTCTCCTGGTTACCGCTCTTCGGGTGGGTACCCTCCACAGGgccctttccccctttcgcgtCCTCCGAAGAACTGCTCACCCCCACGCAGGATTGCCCAACCACCGTGCACGCCCAAAAGGCCCTCCTCAACTCGGTCGCCGTCTTCGGCGTGTGCAACCAGTCTACGTACTTACCCACCAAATAGTCTCCCAAGCCAAACGGACTCAGCGCAAACGCCACCACGCTACTAAACACCTTCTTCACAGATGATAGCATTTTCCTCAAAACGTACATGGGAGTCGTCAAGTGCGCATCATACTGCTGATAACTCACAGTCAAGCTTTTCCCATACCTATAATTAAGCAAATAATTTGACCACAAAACGTAGGCTTCTTCCGCTCGGGAATAAACTGTCCCAAAGCAGTATCCAAATTCTTCCTCATAATcgaaaaatgattttttttttttttccttttcttgtaAATAGGAACTCACCTTATCATTCACCACTTTGTCATATTTACCATCACACAGGTAATGTTCATGGTAGCCATTTTGAACGTCCTTCCTAAATTGCAAAAAACTTCTTATGGTGGTTTTCCCCACCGTTCTTAACTCACTACCTTCCGCGGAGAGTCTTATTCGAATATAAGGACATGGCTCTTtgtacctttttaaaaactcctCTTGAATTATAAATGTCCCCAAATCGCTAATGGCCGAAATGAACGATGCGctgtgaataatttttagctttttctCCTTGGCAATTTCGTTGAACTCTTTGTGTATGCTCAACATGAACGTATGCTCACCACACACGTCTACGTAGTGGCAGTTCCCTTCCACACACGCCTTAACAGTGTTATACCCGTACGTTGCATAGGGACCCACGGTACTGATGACCACTCTGCACATCCTGCAACAACTTAAAATCGAATCGTAGTCCCCCACATCACATTGTTTTGCTTCAATCTTTTCACTACATGTGATagcctccttttcttttatccTTAACAAAATGTCGCTCAACTTTTTTGTGCTTCTCACTGCGCAGAGAAGTTTTACCTCCCCACTGGAGATCCCCCTTTGGtagtttttcaaaaaatattccaaTACCATTTGCCCGGTGTAGCCCGTGCTGCCAAGCAGCAGGATGTCGTACTTCTTCCCGTCCATTTGGCGTGGTGCGCGGTACGCCTACTGGATGGTGCCCCTCCTGCAGTTGTGCTTGTACCCACGCGTACGCACGTTTATACCTACGTGTACGTCGCTGCTTTTCCTGTCGCGAGATCGAATCTCTTCTGGCAACCTCTGCGCAGCATACAAACGATGCAACTGCACGAGGTGAAACAAACTCAAATTGTGCGCAACTCGCTGGGATACACCTTTCGCTACTTCCTCACAGCGTGGTGTTCACCCGAAGGGGATAACAACTAGGGGGAATATATCTTGGAGAATGCTGTACAGCACGTGCCAGGacagacaaaaaaaataaaataatttaaagtaacaaaaaagtacaaaaaaaataacgtatTGAGCcgatttaacaaaaaatgccACATAATTTACAACATTCGCAAATATTACGATAGAGTACCTTTCGCCATGTTTAAGAGGCCTTTTCCCCTCAACCGGAAATGTGGCCTCCTTTTGCGTATCCCCATGTGTACGTACTTACATGCGCGCTCACATGTTGGTACACCCCCTCAGATCAGTGCCACAAAACGGCTaaccacattttttatgcgcactttttaaaatagctagctacaaaaaaaaaaaaaaatttgctacattttggctagctgcatACTCCGCGAAGAGCAACACGCTTGGAAGAAATGCCCCTTCAGCAGTTCCAATTAACCGATGGGAAACTACTCCTCCACTGCGGGGAAAAATGTGCACGAGGAAGGAtgccccttttggggggagacaTAAGCAGGGTGTACGCATACTACGAACGTGGGTCAGCCCATTTGTAGGGTTACTCCCCCTGGTTGAAAGGTGCAACACCGCAACCACAGCGTAGCGTCATACAGGCAAAACGACATACCAACAGGCTGTCCCGTTAAACATAGTTGACACAACTTTGACATGCTGGAAGAGAGGCAAATTTGATGCACCCATTTTGTACTTATCCCGAATGACCTCCCCAAAGGAGCATATCGTCcgactttcatttttttgtggggTAAAGCCGGTTGAACATACGAAAGGTTGGGGACGTAGGGGGTTCCCTTACTggtagcttttttttcggaGCCCCCCAGCCGCGTAGCaatatgtatgaaaaaatggccacataaaaagggagtttttttcagcttttaagtttttttttttgttcgttttaAAATGGGATTCGTTCCgtttcatttcgtttttttttaattgatttgtttttaatttaccattgtttgtaattattttttcgttaatgtaattttttttttattttttttttcaaaacagTTTTTAAAGATGGAACAGTTTTTTTGAGGTACGATTTGTTCCACATTTGCGAGTTCGCTTTGTGAGTGTTCATCAGTTCGCATTTGTAAGTGCTTGTACGCTCGTTTTTCATGTGCCCTTTTGCATACGCGCTTGCTGCGTAAGTTGCGCTGCGAGCAGATGGCCGTTTGAGTaaccaaaatggaagaaaggATGTCGCGATGAACGGTTAAGCGGGAGTGCCACACGTAAGGTAACGAAAGAGCGACAGAGCGAAGGAGCGCTAAGAAAGAGTTCCCcgtggggggaaacaaacgAATGCGCCCCCGCGCACCACGCACTTGTGACCCTTCTGCATAAATACAAATGATGAGATTAACCTTGTTGAAAGATTTTGATTTCACGATCAAATGATTGTACAATCCTCTAAGAAGTTCTGACACATTTTGCTTACAAAAGAAggagttacatttttttttcctgtgttCCCTCCCTATGAGGGATACACTGGTGCGCGGGGGACGGAGatccaaagggggaaaatattcCCCGCCATACCTTGTGAAAAATCACCCCCCCTCCACTGCTTTGCACAAAGCaacatgaaaaagaaatttcttccccctcgaaGGGAACTCCACTATAAAGGCACAACACATATGTGCGCCGCCGATTTATCAAACCAAATTACACCTTtgtggaataaaaaaaaaaaaaaagaaaaaaaaaccattgAACGATTCGAAGAGTTATTATtgtggatattttttttaaaagtgtccaaaaatattaacttCAAAGTTGTTCATATAACAAATGTATATACGGTggctttttaaatttttaattttagaaatGTCAATCCATATATATCACAGAGAAAAGAGCACCGTCGTTTTGCGGTCGGTCGGCGGCGCACCGCCTGTGTGTGTGCGATCGGTACATTTTAAACATCCGAGGTGTAAAGCAGCTATGTGTACGCCTACACACACgtatgcacacatttttcctttttttttcaccccctcgAAACAGTGTGCCCCGTGTGGCGGGCGCGGACAGATAGGAAGTCCCCTTTTCGAGATGGCTAAACCCGCGTTTCAGAAAGTTGGATAGGCAAATTtgagtttataaaaaaaaaaaacttggtAGAAGAGAGTTGAAGAAAAATCagcccaaatggggaaagcaATGTAAACGTAAAtgcaaatgtaaatatttatgattaTGCAAGCCCCACTGAAGAATAACCCTGTTGCGTAAAATCTCCCCACTGCAGGGGCCAactctttccatttttcctccGCTACACTTCGCCCCCCATGTGCCGAATGAGTTTAAGCTCAAAATATCCTGCAAATATacattcacaaaatggggtggaataaaaaggggaaaaaaaaaaaaaaaaaaaggaaaaggaaagaaatgtaaaaagtttctgaactttttttttttttttttttttttttcttcttttcattcCACGTACCCCCCCCAtgttgtgtaattttttcaaaacagGAAGGAAGGTCTGAGATGCTGCAAATAAAGAAgacacaaaagggaaaagaaccAAATATGTGGATACAAAGTTTGTCAAAAATTTTGTCCCCTCATGTTTGG from Plasmodium vivax chromosome 4, whole genome shotgun sequence includes:
- a CDS encoding 40S ribosomal protein S30, putative (encoded by transcript PVX_002590A); the protein is MGKVHGSLARAGKVKNQTPKVPKVSKRKKLTGRAKKRQLYNRRFSDGTGRKKGPNSKL
- a CDS encoding hypothetical protein, conserved (encoded by transcript PVX_002600A) → MDGKKYDILLLGSTGYTGQMVLEYFLKNYQRGISSGEVKLLCAVRSTKKLSDILLRIKEKEAITCSEKIEAKQCDVGDYDSILSCCRMCRVVISTVGPYATYGYNTVKACVEGNCHYVDVCGEHTFMLSIHKEFNEIAKEKKLKIIHSASFISAISDLGTFIIQEEFLKRYKEPCPYIRIRLSAEGSELRTVGKTTIRSFLQFRKDVQNGYHEHYLCDGKYDKVVNDKVSSYLQEKEKKKKSFFDYEEEFGYCFGTVYSRAEEAYVLWSNYLLNYRYGKSLTVSYQQYDAHLTTPMYVLRKMLSSVKKVFSSVVAFALSPFGLGDYLVGKYVDWLHTPKTATELRRAFWACTVVGQSCVGVSSSSEDAKGGKGPVEGTHPKSGNQESGNQECGNQKSGNQESVNQNSGSRERKIFLHLSGKNEDPGYLLSAKIISESGLSLLESNLPDTFGVLSVSVGLGQVVVERLRRASLGMRIEV